A region from the Thalassophryne amazonica chromosome 2, fThaAma1.1, whole genome shotgun sequence genome encodes:
- the adma gene encoding adrenomedullin a, with amino-acid sequence MKLIFQSFLYCCILAAVAHSAELEINPEQKKRLSMWIENRLIRDLVSVEKTTASEHFVRPDDVRNILLPHSSSHINIRTKRSSMNPSKRTGCSLGTCTVHDLAHRLHQLSNKLRSAPPSKISPQGYGRRRRALPEHRVTLRLEAGKMKPVWSKVDSQVHKFEALLRRT; translated from the exons ATGAAATTGATCTTCCAGTCTTTCCTCTATTGCTGCATACTAGCTGCAGTAGCACACAGCGCAGAACTCGAAATAAACCCAGAGCAGAAGAAAAG GCTGAGCATGTGGATAGAGAACAGATTAATACGGGACCTGGTATCTGTGGAGAAGACCACGGCGTCTGAGCACTTTGTCAGACCAGATGATGTCAGGAACATACTGCTGCCACATTCCAG TTCTCACATCAACATCCGAACCAAGAGGTCCTCAATGAACCCTTCTAAAAGAACCGGTTGCTCACTTGGCACATGCACGGTGCATGACCTGGCCCACCGTTTGCACCAGCTCAGCAACAAACTTCGAAGTGCTCCCCCATCAAAGATCAGCCCGCAGGGATACGGCCGGAGGCGGCGTGCTCTTCCGGAGCACAGAGTCACACTCAGGTTAGAGGCGGGAAAGATGAAGCCCGTGTGGAGCAAAGTTGATTCCCAAGTTCACAAATTTGAGGCCCTCCTCAGACGGACATGA